In Halosegnis marinus, one genomic interval encodes:
- the gatC gene encoding Asp-tRNA(Asn)/Glu-tRNA(Gln) amidotransferase subunit GatC: MVDHEEVEHVASLARVDLDDEEVERFAAQFDDILAYFEALDEVPEVEPEAELDNVFRPDEVREGLTQEEALANAPETEDGYFKGPKVS, from the coding sequence ATGGTAGACCACGAGGAGGTCGAGCACGTCGCCTCGTTGGCGCGCGTCGACCTCGACGACGAGGAGGTCGAGCGCTTCGCCGCGCAGTTCGACGACATCCTCGCGTACTTCGAGGCGCTCGACGAGGTGCCCGAGGTCGAGCCCGAGGCGGAGCTCGACAACGTGTTCCGCCCCGACGAGGTCCGCGAGGGGCTCACGCAGGAGGAGGCGCTCGCGAACGCCCCGGAGACGGAGGACGGCTACTTCAAGGGGCCGAAGGTGTCATGA
- a CDS encoding ornithine cyclodeaminase family protein, with translation MLVCSDSDVAAVLDLADLLPVVADAFERDGSGAVERPDRPHFPIGTGITGDEPLGTGLTMPAYLHGDDTYATKLVSVHLDNPPERPTIHAQILLTDAATGDPAALLAGERITNARTGCIGGLAAARLADAPVTLGVVGAGAQARWQTRAIAAATDLADVRIYSPSDSREACAADLRDEGIDARAVGSARTAVERADVLVTATTATAPTFPADALADGTLVVAVGAYTAETQELPPAVVERAARLYADVPEEAVETGDLLAADHGEPTPFSAVVAGGEERVGDDEVVLVKSVGTAVLDAAAGGYVYDAAREAGLGESVTL, from the coding sequence ATGCTCGTCTGTTCGGACAGCGACGTGGCCGCGGTGCTCGACCTCGCCGACCTCCTCCCCGTCGTCGCGGACGCCTTCGAGCGCGACGGCAGCGGCGCCGTCGAACGGCCCGACCGCCCGCATTTCCCGATAGGGACCGGCATCACGGGCGACGAACCGCTCGGAACCGGACTGACGATGCCCGCGTACCTCCACGGCGACGACACCTACGCCACCAAACTCGTCTCGGTGCATCTCGACAACCCCCCGGAGCGCCCCACGATACACGCCCAGATACTCCTCACCGACGCCGCGACGGGCGACCCCGCCGCGCTGCTCGCCGGCGAGCGCATCACGAACGCCCGGACCGGCTGTATCGGCGGGCTGGCGGCCGCACGCCTCGCGGACGCGCCGGTCACCCTCGGCGTCGTCGGCGCCGGCGCACAGGCGCGCTGGCAGACACGCGCGATAGCCGCGGCGACGGACCTGGCCGACGTCCGGATATACTCCCCGAGCGACTCCCGCGAGGCGTGTGCCGCCGACCTCCGCGACGAGGGCATCGACGCAAGGGCGGTCGGTTCGGCTCGGACGGCCGTCGAGAGAGCGGACGTGCTCGTCACGGCGACGACCGCGACCGCGCCGACGTTCCCGGCGGACGCGCTCGCGGACGGCACGCTCGTCGTCGCCGTCGGCGCGTACACCGCGGAGACACAGGAGCTCCCCCCGGCGGTCGTGGAGCGCGCGGCGCGCCTCTATGCGGACGTGCCGGAGGAGGCGGTCGAGACGGGCGACCTACTCGCCGCCGACCACGGCGAGCCGACCCCCTTCTCGGCGGTCGTCGCGGGCGGCGAGGAGCGGGTGGGGGACGACGAGGTGGTCCTCGTGAAGAGCGTCGGAACGGCGGTCCTCGACGCGGCCGCGGGCGGCTACGTGTACGACGCGGCCCGCGAGGCGGGGCTCGGCGAGTCGGTCACGCTTTGA
- a CDS encoding NUDIX hydrolase: METTRHFTGTVYVVNDGATALHEHAKLGLTLPPGGHVDRDELPHEAALREAREETGLEPTLLSDHGSGPDAPEGAPVPRPRSRMLYDIDTYDGEVAHQHIDDIYYATVPSRDIDPAPGEPDASAWAWYDRDALAASDLPADVVEFGTAAIEAASKAP; encoded by the coding sequence GTGGAAACGACACGCCACTTCACGGGCACCGTCTACGTGGTGAACGACGGCGCGACCGCCCTCCACGAGCACGCGAAACTCGGCCTCACCCTGCCGCCGGGCGGCCATGTGGACCGCGACGAACTCCCCCACGAGGCCGCCCTGCGCGAGGCCCGCGAGGAGACGGGGCTGGAGCCGACCCTGCTGTCGGACCACGGGTCGGGACCGGACGCCCCGGAGGGGGCGCCCGTCCCCCGGCCGCGAAGCCGGATGCTGTACGACATCGACACGTACGACGGCGAGGTGGCCCACCAGCACATCGACGACATCTACTACGCGACCGTCCCGAGCCGCGACATCGACCCGGCGCCGGGCGAACCGGACGCGAGCGCGTGGGCCTGGTACGACCGCGACGCCCTCGCCGCGAGCGACCTGCCGGCCGACGTGGTCGAGTTCGGGACGGCCGCTATCGAAGCGGCATCGAAAGCGCCGTAA
- a CDS encoding NUDIX hydrolase, whose protein sequence is METTRHFVATVYVVNDGATLLHEHERLDMWLPPGGHIDRDELPHEAALRECHEETGIEADLVADSGALESDTARSLPEPAHFLLEDINVHDGEVGHQHVDFVFYGAADTRTVVPAGDDEADPSLWEWFTREDLRERADDLPDDVVEVGLAAIAAVEGQNG, encoded by the coding sequence ATGGAAACGACCCGTCACTTCGTCGCGACCGTCTACGTGGTGAACGACGGCGCGACCCTCCTGCACGAACACGAGCGGCTGGACATGTGGCTCCCGCCGGGCGGCCACATCGACCGCGACGAACTCCCCCACGAGGCCGCGCTCCGGGAGTGCCACGAGGAGACGGGCATCGAGGCCGACCTGGTCGCGGACTCCGGAGCGCTCGAAAGCGACACCGCCCGCTCGCTCCCCGAGCCCGCACACTTCCTGCTGGAGGACATCAACGTCCACGACGGCGAGGTCGGCCACCAGCACGTCGACTTCGTGTTCTACGGCGCGGCGGACACCCGGACGGTTGTCCCGGCGGGCGACGACGAGGCCGACCCGTCGCTGTGGGAGTGGTTTACACGCGAGGACCTCCGCGAGCGCGCCGACGACCTGCCCGACGACGTGGTGGAAGTCGGGCTGGCCGCCATCGCGGCGGTCGAGGGTCAGAACGGGTAG
- a CDS encoding transcription initiation factor IIB: MPDTNVRRFQRAGEEEQEEERERTDEVTCPECGGKVAADAEHGETVCEDCGLVIEEDSIDRGPEWRAFDAAEKDEKSRVGAPTTNMMHDKGLSTNIGWQDKDAYGNQLSNRQRQKMQRLRTWNERFRTRDSKERNLKQALGEIDRMASALGLPDSVRETSSVIYRRALNENLLPGRSIEGVATASLYAAARQAGTPRSLDEITQVSRVEKDEIARTYRYVVRELNLEVAPADPESYVPRFASDLDLSDESERRARQLLKSAKEAGIHSGKSPVGLAAAAVYAASLLTNEKVTQSDVSEVANISEVTIRNRYHELLEAEDGITT, encoded by the coding sequence ATGCCCGATACCAACGTCAGACGCTTCCAGCGCGCCGGAGAGGAGGAACAGGAGGAGGAACGCGAACGAACGGACGAGGTGACCTGCCCGGAGTGCGGCGGGAAGGTCGCGGCCGACGCCGAACACGGCGAGACGGTGTGTGAGGACTGCGGCCTCGTCATCGAGGAGGACAGCATCGACCGCGGGCCGGAGTGGCGCGCGTTCGACGCCGCGGAGAAGGACGAGAAGAGCCGCGTCGGCGCCCCGACGACCAACATGATGCACGACAAGGGGCTCTCGACGAACATCGGCTGGCAGGACAAGGACGCCTACGGCAATCAGCTCTCGAACCGCCAGCGCCAGAAGATGCAGCGGCTCCGCACCTGGAACGAGCGCTTCCGCACCCGTGACTCCAAGGAGCGCAACCTCAAGCAGGCGCTCGGGGAAATCGACCGCATGGCCTCCGCGCTCGGCCTGCCCGACAGCGTGCGCGAGACCTCCTCGGTCATCTACCGCCGCGCGCTCAACGAGAACCTCCTGCCCGGGCGTTCCATCGAGGGCGTCGCCACGGCGAGCCTCTACGCCGCCGCGCGGCAGGCCGGGACGCCGCGCTCGCTGGACGAGATCACGCAGGTCTCCCGCGTCGAGAAGGACGAGATCGCCCGTACCTACCGCTACGTCGTCCGCGAGCTCAACCTGGAGGTCGCGCCCGCCGACCCCGAGAGCTACGTTCCCCGGTTCGCCTCCGACCTCGACCTCTCCGACGAGTCCGAACGGCGCGCGCGCCAGCTGCTCAAGAGCGCGAAGGAGGCCGGCATACACTCCGGGAAGTCCCCGGTCGGGCTCGCGGCCGCGGCCGTCTACGCGGCCTCGCTCCTGACGAACGAGAAGGTGACCCAGTCGGACGTGAGCGAGGTCGCCAACATCTCCGAGGTCACCATCCGCAACCGCTACCACGAGCTGCTGGAGGCCGAGGACGGCATCACGACGTAA
- the purL gene encoding phosphoribosylformylglycinamidine synthase subunit PurL, producing MTLAPSDRDLVEEELGRDPTPAEEALFENLWSEHCAYRSSRPLLSAFTSEGEDVVVGPGDDAAVVRLDGDTYLTMGVESHNHPSYVDPFDGAATGVGGIVRDTLSMGAYPIALADSLYFGDFDREHSRYLFEGVVEGISHYGNCIGVPTVTGSVAFHDGYEGNPLVNVACLGVVTEDRLVTAEAQTPGNKLVLVGNATGRDGLGGASFASEDLAEDAETEDRPAVQVGDPYAEKLLIEANEALVDEDLLRAARDLGAAGLGGASSELVAKGGLGADIALDRVHQREPNMNALEILLAESQERMCYEVRPEDVERVRAVAERFDLGCSVIGEVTEGNYVCTFEGETVVDAPAEYLADGAPMNDLDSVEPEPQARDLPDADLAAAFETVVAHPNTASKRWVYRQYDHEVGNRTAKRPGDDAALLAVRETGQGVALSSGADPNWTDAAPYDGARAVALENATNLAAVGATPLAAVDCLNGGNPEKPDVYGGFRAVVDGLADMCRALDLPVVGGNVSLYNDSAAGPVPPTPTLAAVGTKDGYDAPGTALAGDATLLLVGRPAAALGGSQYLASLGGTDAFPALPDDPLAVVEAVAAVADHGATTALHDVSHGGLAATLAEMVTADAGADVTLEGEGLPAELLFSELPGRAVVETTDPEAVREVVGDAASVTELGTTDASGELSVAVGGEALSYTAAEVADLRSVIDRELA from the coding sequence ATGACACTCGCGCCGTCGGACCGTGACCTCGTCGAGGAGGAACTCGGTCGCGACCCCACGCCCGCGGAGGAGGCACTGTTCGAGAACCTCTGGAGCGAACACTGCGCGTACCGCTCCTCCCGCCCGCTGCTCTCGGCGTTCACGAGCGAGGGCGAGGACGTGGTCGTCGGCCCGGGCGACGACGCCGCAGTCGTGCGCCTCGACGGCGACACCTACCTGACGATGGGCGTCGAGAGCCACAACCACCCGTCGTACGTGGACCCGTTCGACGGCGCGGCCACCGGCGTCGGCGGCATCGTCCGCGACACGCTCTCGATGGGGGCGTACCCCATCGCGCTCGCCGACTCGCTGTACTTCGGCGACTTCGACCGCGAACACTCCCGGTACCTCTTCGAGGGCGTCGTCGAGGGAATCAGTCACTACGGCAACTGCATCGGCGTCCCGACGGTGACCGGGAGCGTCGCCTTCCACGACGGCTACGAGGGGAATCCCCTCGTGAACGTGGCCTGTCTCGGCGTCGTCACCGAGGACCGCCTCGTCACCGCGGAGGCGCAGACCCCCGGAAACAAGCTCGTCCTCGTCGGCAACGCGACGGGGCGCGACGGCCTCGGCGGCGCCTCCTTCGCCAGCGAGGACCTCGCGGAGGACGCCGAGACGGAGGACCGCCCGGCCGTGCAGGTGGGCGACCCCTACGCCGAGAAGCTGCTCATCGAGGCGAACGAGGCGCTCGTGGACGAGGACCTCCTGCGCGCGGCCCGCGACCTCGGCGCAGCGGGCCTCGGGGGCGCCTCCTCCGAACTCGTCGCCAAGGGCGGGCTGGGTGCCGATATCGCCCTCGACCGCGTCCACCAGCGCGAGCCGAACATGAACGCGCTCGAGATACTCCTCGCGGAGTCGCAGGAGCGGATGTGTTACGAGGTCCGTCCCGAGGACGTCGAGCGCGTCCGCGCGGTGGCCGAGCGGTTCGACCTCGGCTGTTCCGTCATCGGGGAGGTGACCGAGGGGAACTACGTCTGCACCTTCGAGGGGGAGACGGTCGTAGACGCCCCGGCCGAGTACCTCGCCGACGGCGCGCCGATGAACGACCTCGACAGCGTCGAGCCCGAGCCGCAGGCGCGCGACCTGCCCGACGCGGACCTCGCGGCGGCGTTCGAGACCGTCGTCGCGCACCCGAACACCGCGTCGAAGCGCTGGGTGTACCGGCAGTACGACCACGAGGTCGGCAACCGGACCGCCAAGCGGCCCGGCGACGACGCGGCCCTGCTCGCGGTGCGCGAGACGGGACAGGGCGTCGCGCTCTCGTCGGGCGCGGACCCCAACTGGACGGACGCCGCGCCCTACGACGGGGCGCGCGCCGTCGCGCTGGAGAACGCCACGAACCTCGCCGCGGTCGGCGCGACGCCGCTCGCGGCCGTGGACTGTCTCAACGGCGGCAACCCGGAGAAGCCCGACGTGTATGGCGGCTTCCGCGCCGTCGTGGACGGACTCGCCGACATGTGCCGCGCGCTCGACCTCCCGGTCGTGGGCGGCAACGTCTCGCTGTACAACGACTCGGCCGCGGGGCCGGTCCCCCCGACGCCGACGCTCGCGGCCGTCGGCACCAAGGACGGATACGACGCGCCGGGCACGGCGCTCGCCGGCGACGCGACGCTGCTCCTCGTCGGCAGGCCCGCGGCCGCGCTCGGCGGGAGCCAGTACCTCGCCTCGCTGGGCGGCACGGACGCGTTCCCGGCGCTCCCCGACGACCCGCTCGCGGTCGTCGAGGCCGTCGCCGCCGTCGCCGACCACGGCGCGACGACCGCGCTCCACGACGTGAGCCACGGCGGCCTCGCGGCGACGCTCGCCGAGATGGTGACCGCCGACGCGGGCGCGGACGTGACGCTCGAGGGAGAAGGACTCCCGGCCGAACTGCTGTTCTCGGAACTGCCCGGGCGCGCGGTCGTGGAGACGACCGACCCCGAGGCCGTGCGCGAGGTCGTGGGCGACGCCGCGTCCGTGACGGAACTCGGGACGACGGACGCCTCGGGCGAACTCTCGGTCGCGGTCGGCGGAGAGGCGCTGTCGTACACGGCGGCCGAGGTGGCCGACCTTCGGAGCGTCATCGACCGCGAACTCGCCTGA
- a CDS encoding PHP domain-containing protein yields the protein MLRAELHCHSSLSYDGRDPVDMLLGQAEAVGLDALAVTDHDEIDASLAAAERAADYGLVGIPGMEVTTEAGHVLALGIEELIPPGLPFTETLDRIRAQGGIAVVPHPFQRSRHGVAPHISEAELAGADAIEVYNSRLFTGRSNRTAERFAAARNLPMTAGSDAHIAEMIGQAVTEIDAEERSVTAILDAVREGRTSVVGKRTPWRISLRQFGGGIRRRLVRALTYPF from the coding sequence GTGCTACGGGCCGAGCTCCACTGTCACTCGTCGCTCTCCTACGACGGGCGCGACCCCGTCGATATGTTGCTCGGGCAGGCGGAGGCGGTCGGGCTGGACGCGCTCGCGGTCACCGACCACGACGAGATCGACGCGAGCCTTGCGGCCGCCGAGCGCGCGGCCGACTACGGGCTCGTCGGGATTCCGGGGATGGAGGTCACCACCGAGGCCGGCCACGTCCTCGCGCTCGGCATCGAGGAGCTGATTCCGCCCGGCCTCCCCTTCACGGAGACGCTCGACCGCATCCGCGCGCAGGGGGGTATCGCCGTCGTTCCCCACCCGTTCCAGCGGTCGCGCCACGGCGTCGCTCCCCACATCTCGGAGGCGGAACTCGCCGGCGCGGACGCCATCGAGGTGTACAACTCCCGGTTGTTCACCGGCCGGTCGAACCGCACCGCCGAGCGGTTCGCCGCGGCGCGGAACCTCCCGATGACGGCCGGGTCGGATGCCCACATCGCGGAGATGATCGGCCAGGCCGTCACCGAGATAGACGCCGAGGAACGCTCCGTCACGGCGATACTCGACGCGGTCCGCGAGGGGCGCACGTCCGTCGTCGGCAAGCGCACGCCGTGGCGCATCTCCCTCCGGCAGTTCGGCGGCGGCATCAGGCGCCGGCTGGTCCGCGCGCTGACCTACCCGTTCTGA